A segment of the Longimicrobiales bacterium genome:
ATCCCACGATGATGACGTCGTAGTCTTGCTGGGCCTTTTTACGCATACCGCCTCGCCATCTCGCTGATTCGGAACCCCATCTGGTCAAGATGACAACTTAGGCGTGGGGCGGCGTTACGCTACGCATTCGGCTAAGAAATCGGCCTCTGTCCGGGCCAGTCACCTCGCTGCACGATCACCTTACCGTCGCTCACAACCATCAGCACATCCTGCACGACTCCGATGTCCTCCAAAGGATTACGCTCGAGGACGATGAGGTCGGCTTGCATGCCCTGGGAGAGCGTGCCGACATCGGTCAACCCGAAGAGTTCAGCGGCCGTGGTCGTTGCCGCACGCAACGCCTCCAGTGGAGACATCCCGATACCCACCAATTCGAGGAGTTCGTGCGCCAATGTCGTCGTGCTCTCCGGTCCGTACCCCGTGTCAGTCGCGGCGACGATCTTCACACCCAACCGGTGTGCATTGGCCGCCATCTCTTGCACGCGTGGAAGCATGTGTCGCCCGCGGATGTTGAGGGGCGCGTTGTCGTAGTCCCCGCCGGGAATCGTCAGATCTCGTACGATCGCAATCGTCGGCACGAGGTAAGTCCCTCGTTCGACCATCATCCCGAGCGTCTCAGGGCTTAGGTACGTGCCATGTTCGATGCTCCGGACTCCAGCTACGACAGCGTCCCGTCCACCCGCGTCACCGTGGGCGTGTGCAGAGACTCCGATACCCCCTACCGCTGCCTCCTCGACGATCGCGCGTAACTCCGCCTGCGAGTAGAACTGCTTCCTCGGATCGGTATTGGGCAGACCGGCTCGCTCGGTGGCATTGGTCTTCACGAAGTCCACGCCGCGCGACACGAGAGCTCGGGTCATCGCCCGCACCGCAGCATCTCCCTGGATCGGCTTACCGTACAGGTCGCCGAGCTCTGGGTGATCCTGGAAGAAGGCCTCTGCGGCCGGCGGCCTCACGTGATATCCAGCTGCCAAATACTGCGGGGCCTCGAGATGTCCGGCCGCCTGTAGCTCACGCATACCCACATCGGCGTAGTGGGAAGTGCCCATGCTTCTCATGGTCGTCACCCCGGAAAGAAGCGCACGGCGAGCATCGGCCGCGTTCCCGACGTGGACGTGAGCGTCCATCAAACCCGGCGCGATATAACGCCCCATCACATCGATCACCGTGACACCCGACGCGGGCTGAGCGCCGCCCCTCGTGATGCTGACAATTTGGCCGTCGCTCATGGCCACCGTGGAGAGCGCGCTGACCTCCCCTGTCACGACGTCCACGACATGGGCGTTGGTGAGTACGAGGTCCTGCGCCGCAAGAGTGCCTACCGAGGCAAGGAGAGAGATCGCGATCAGAAGAGAGGTGCTGCGCATATCGGCCTCGGCGTGCAGTGAAGGAACTAAGGAGGGGTTTTTCGTGAGACGAAGATTAGATCCATGACCCCCGCCCAGCGAGACCAGGACGCTCCTCACGCTCCCTCTACCCCCGCGACCCGCCCCCTAAGATCCAGAGCCGCCGGATCTCGCTAGAGGCCTAACGCCTTCACGGCAGCGAAGCTTCTCCGGACACTCACCAGGGCATCTGCCGGTCGATCGTGCTCAACGAACTGGTGCGTCAAGCCAAGTGACTCCGCGTGACTCAGGATGGCCGAGAAGTCGATGACGCCATCACCCACATCGACCATTTCTCCTGAAAACGTCCGATCCTTCACATGCACACTCGTGATCCGGCCCCGATGGCGATCGAGTTCCGCCAACGCGTCAGCGCCGCCGTCCACCGCCCAGAAGATGTCCATCTGCCAATCGACGAGGGCAGGGTCCGTGTACTCCATCAGTATGTCGATCGGGCGGACGCCATCGTAACCGGGCGTGACCTCCCACTGATGGTTGTGGTAGCCGAAGCGCATCCCCGCCGCCTTCGCTGATTCACCCGCTGAGTTGAACTCGTCAGCGATCTTCCTGAGTGACTCGGAGTCGCGCTCAGAGCCCGGAAGACTCGGCACGACGATCAGCGCCTGACCGAGCTCCTGCGCCGACTCAAGCGTCGCAGACCACCGATCACGTACATCACCAATGCTCACGTGACTTGAGGCAGCTCGAAGCCCCGCATCGTCCAACTGGGTCCGCATCTGACGGCCTGCCAAACCATAGGGGCCAAAGAGCTCCACTTCGGTATACCCGATCTCCGCAACAGCGGCGAGCGTCCCGGCGGCATCGGCCGCCATCTCGGTGCGCAAAGTGTAGATCTGGACACCAACGGCATCGAGGGCGGGGCGACGAACGAGGCCCTCCCCCGCGTAGCGAGCCGCGAGGGCTGCTCCCGGGAACGCGGCCAAGAACGACCGCCTATCCAGGGTCATCTCAAGTCTCGGATCTTCACGTTTCGGTACCAGACACGGTTGCCGTGATCCTGGAATCCGATGTGGCCGCGGTCCGCCTGACCGTACGCCGGCCATTCGTTGAATTTGCTGTTCGCTACGAGTTCAGACCAACCCGCGCTGCCGAACTCGTACGCGACGATCTTCGTCCCGTTCAGCCAGTGCTCCACGGCTGAACCACGCACGACGATCTTTGCCGAATTCCATTCCCCGGCACCATTCACGATGCCACGTGGGGCCGGATAGAGACCATAATTGGATCCGGCGCTGGTCAGAGGATTCTGACCATCACGATGGGCGGCATCATCGAGTACCTGCATCTCGGGCGCGCTGTGGTAGACCCACTCTTCCCCTAGCGCGGCTCGGTAAAAGACGCCGCTGTTGCCACCGGCTTCGACCATCCATTCCAGCGAGAGTTCGAAGTCGGTGTACGCGTCGTCTGTGATGATGTCGCGCCCACCGGAGGTATGGGTCAGCATACCCCCCTCGACGGCCCAACCATCGGTCATCGGCTCACCGTCGTACCGGCGCCATCCATCGAGCGTCTGTCCATCGAAGAGCAGCTCCCATCCAGCTTCCCGCTCGGCGGCATTGAGCGTGTTGTGCGTTTGCGCAGCCGCAGGTGCACCGACCAGCAGCGCCGCCAGGATCGTGAGGAAAACTCTACGCATCAGATCGCCCATCCTTCGCGGTATTCGCGCACGAGGTACTCGTTCGCTTTTTCGGAATTGGTGACGCGCATGTTTTCGGCGTCATATCGGATCTTGAACCCTTGGCCAGTGCGGAGCGCTACGATCCCAAGGAGCATGGTCTCGGTAAGCGGAGCCGCATAGGAGAACGGGCACGTCGCTTCCCCGATGCCCTTACAGGCATTCGCCCAATTCATCTCGTGGCTGTCCTCGATGCGGAGGTAGCTCTGTGGCACCGCGGCGGCCTCTTCGTTCAGCGCCTCCGGGTAGAGTCGGGGATTCCGACCGTATGTGTTGTGCATCAAGATCCCACGTTCACCGACGAAGATCACACCACCCTCACGGTTCAATCGAACGTCATCCGGCAGGTGTTCCGGCCGCTTCGGCATAAGGCCACCGTCGTACCAGTGGAGGTCGACCTCGGGGAGCAGACCCCGACGCGGAAACTCGTAGTGCACCTTGGTCGCCATCGGGTATGAGACCGGGTTGTCTTCCGGGCCACCCCATGGCGTCGACGTGGCCTCGATCGCAGTCGGCAGGCCGAGATCGAGCGCCCACACGGGGTGGTCGATGAGGTGTGCGCCCATATCACCCAGCGCGCCGACCCCGAAGTCCGTCCAACCGCGCCAATGGAAGGGATGGTAAATCGGGTGATAGTCCACCGATTGTGCGTTAGACGCCCGATAAAGGTCCCAATCCAGCCCCGCAGGCACCGCGAAGTCTCCGTGTAGGCCCGTGGCATGAGCGGCCTGGATGGATCCGGGCCACCATGACCGGTCTGTCGAGTTCGGGTCGAAGTCCTCCGGGAATGGAGCCGGCCGCAACAATCCCTGCGACCAAATCGGTCGATTCGTCCACACGTGGACCTCGTGCACGTTCCCGATCACGCCTGCCTGAATCCACTCATTCAGAAGTCTCGCGTCGTCGCCGGAGTGTCCCTGGTTCCCCATCTGAGTCACGACACCGGTCGACTCCGCCAACTCCTGGAGGACCCGCGCTTCGTGAACTGTGTAAGTGAGCGGCTTTTGGCAGTAGACATGTTTGCCCGCACGCATCGCGGCAGCAGCGATCGCTGCGTGCGCGTGGTCAGGCGTTGCAATGAGAACCGCCTCGATGTCCGGCATCTCGTCCAACATGACTCGGAAGTCCGAGAACTTCCGGGCAGCATTGAACTGTTCCCGCCAGCGGATGCCCTTCTCGCGTGGCATCCCCTCTCCGTCGGGCTCGGCTTCTTCGGCCGCCCTGCGCGCGACGAAATCCATATCCACGTCGCAGACGGCGATGATGTTCTCCGAACCCAATTCCCGGGCGTTCCCGTTGCCCATCCCGCCAGCGCCTACGATCGCGATGTTGAGCGTGTCGCTCGGGGCCTGGTAACCGACCCCGCCCAGCACCTTCCGAGGCACGATCATGGCGCCCATCGCGAGCTTGGAACTGCTGGATACAAAGTTTCTGCGTGTTATATCCGTCATGCGCCCTATCCCCTTGTCTTGCAACGCTTTAGCATATTCGATGGCATAGGGTCAAGCGGGTTAACACCATGTCTACTGCCAACCAAAGCTCATCCATCTTCATACTACGAGTGGATCTACCCTGCGGCCACAGATCCACACATTTGGCATTTCTTCGTAGCCCTTCCGACGCCGAGTTCCTTCTTCACTTGGCTATACGTGAATCTGTGTGTTTTCAACAAATATTTCACCTTCCTTAGATCATCTGCTTTCTCCTTGGCCACAACGGCTTCCCGCTGCTTTTTCAGGTTCTCAATCTGCGTGTCTAGTTCTTCTAGCATTTTGTTATTCGCCATCCAACTAACTCCTCGGTTGATAATCATTTGTAAAAGGACAGGCGGCACCTTTATAGTGCTTACGTATTTTGCTCCAATCCAAAATATCTATATGTGGGATTGCATCCAGTTTCTAGGCGTCAGGGGCGTTGCTCTTAGGAAAAGAATGATACGGTTCTGATTTCAGAATAGGATCACTGCACCTAAGAGCTAACACGATGACTTACCCAGCACACATAAATACGAAGCGAGGACTCTGGTATATACCCAGCAAGTACCAATTTGAATCCAAGGCAGAAAAAGATGATCTAATGAGTATTACTAATCAAGTGATGCTTCTACGCTCTAAACGGCCAAGTCACCTTACTATGATTGAATTCACTCAGTCATGGAACAACGACACAATATTCACATTAGTTGAAGACGGTAGAGCAAGAATGATCTGAAAGAATGAACACACTTGGCTTTCATCATAACTTCATCCCATTTCTGTGTTATTGAAGGACCTGAATCAGGACCAAGTCAGCTATTGAAGTAGCTAGCTTATGAAAGGGGCCATGCAATCAGTTAGGGGATCCGGCATCATGTATGGAGTCTGTGAGGAGACGAGCAGAAATCAGACTAGAGATGGGCATCTGGAATCAATAAAGACTGGTGGCACCGTAAGGGTCATCGGTCCACGTTTAGATACATCAGTAAATGTCTGAACGCACTTATCGTGATGGTGGCTTAGTAAAGCAGGTCTTTATTCTTCTTTTTTCTTCCAAAAGAACTCCAGTACCCGAACCTCCAGATTGAGCGTTCTCCTTTCAACCAATTCATTCAAGGCGATCTTGAGGCCGATCGTTCCGCCCTCCCCCATCTTCCACAGGG
Coding sequences within it:
- a CDS encoding amidohydrolase family protein — encoded protein: MRSTSLLIAISLLASVGTLAAQDLVLTNAHVVDVVTGEVSALSTVAMSDGQIVSITRGGAQPASGVTVIDVMGRYIAPGLMDAHVHVGNAADARRALLSGVTTMRSMGTSHYADVGMRELQAAGHLEAPQYLAAGYHVRPPAAEAFFQDHPELGDLYGKPIQGDAAVRAMTRALVSRGVDFVKTNATERAGLPNTDPRKQFYSQAELRAIVEEAAVGGIGVSAHAHGDAGGRDAVVAGVRSIEHGTYLSPETLGMMVERGTYLVPTIAIVRDLTIPGGDYDNAPLNIRGRHMLPRVQEMAANAHRLGVKIVAATDTGYGPESTTTLAHELLELVGIGMSPLEALRAATTTAAELFGLTDVGTLSQGMQADLIVLERNPLEDIGVVQDVLMVVSDGKVIVQRGDWPGQRPIS
- a CDS encoding sugar phosphate isomerase/epimerase: MTLDRRSFLAAFPGAALAARYAGEGLVRRPALDAVGVQIYTLRTEMAADAAGTLAAVAEIGYTEVELFGPYGLAGRQMRTQLDDAGLRAASSHVSIGDVRDRWSATLESAQELGQALIVVPSLPGSERDSESLRKIADEFNSAGESAKAAGMRFGYHNHQWEVTPGYDGVRPIDILMEYTDPALVDWQMDIFWAVDGGADALAELDRHRGRITSVHVKDRTFSGEMVDVGDGVIDFSAILSHAESLGLTHQFVEHDRPADALVSVRRSFAAVKALGL
- a CDS encoding DUF1080 domain-containing protein, translated to MRRVFLTILAALLVGAPAAAQTHNTLNAAEREAGWELLFDGQTLDGWRRYDGEPMTDGWAVEGGMLTHTSGGRDIITDDAYTDFELSLEWMVEAGGNSGVFYRAALGEEWVYHSAPEMQVLDDAAHRDGQNPLTSAGSNYGLYPAPRGIVNGAGEWNSAKIVVRGSAVEHWLNGTKIVAYEFGSAGWSELVANSKFNEWPAYGQADRGHIGFQDHGNRVWYRNVKIRDLR
- a CDS encoding Gfo/Idh/MocA family oxidoreductase; the protein is MTDITRRNFVSSSSKLAMGAMIVPRKVLGGVGYQAPSDTLNIAIVGAGGMGNGNARELGSENIIAVCDVDMDFVARRAAEEAEPDGEGMPREKGIRWREQFNAARKFSDFRVMLDEMPDIEAVLIATPDHAHAAIAAAAMRAGKHVYCQKPLTYTVHEARVLQELAESTGVVTQMGNQGHSGDDARLLNEWIQAGVIGNVHEVHVWTNRPIWSQGLLRPAPFPEDFDPNSTDRSWWPGSIQAAHATGLHGDFAVPAGLDWDLYRASNAQSVDYHPIYHPFHWRGWTDFGVGALGDMGAHLIDHPVWALDLGLPTAIEATSTPWGGPEDNPVSYPMATKVHYEFPRRGLLPEVDLHWYDGGLMPKRPEHLPDDVRLNREGGVIFVGERGILMHNTYGRNPRLYPEALNEEAAAVPQSYLRIEDSHEMNWANACKGIGEATCPFSYAAPLTETMLLGIVALRTGQGFKIRYDAENMRVTNSEKANEYLVREYREGWAI